One Tomitella gaofuii DNA segment encodes these proteins:
- a CDS encoding STAS domain-containing protein — MFTIAVHSTRTPVLVVVGGDLDAQTACALRRRLQTLPARDTVVDLSALGFCGAAGIEVLRDHGARLGGNGVALELTGTSPALRGILHRLGLDETLPCAHAAEALVGPAMPSH; from the coding sequence ATGTTCACGATCGCAGTGCACAGCACCCGGACACCGGTCCTCGTCGTCGTCGGCGGCGACCTCGATGCGCAGACCGCGTGTGCACTGCGCCGTCGACTACAGACGCTTCCCGCCCGCGACACGGTCGTCGACCTTTCCGCCCTGGGGTTCTGCGGCGCCGCCGGCATCGAGGTGCTGCGTGATCACGGCGCACGACTCGGCGGCAACGGCGTCGCGCTGGAGCTGACAGGCACCTCACCGGCGCTGCGGGGAATTCTGCACCGGCTGGGTCTCGACGAGACGCTGCCCTGCGCGCACGCCGCGGAGGCGCTCGTGGGACCCGCGATGCCATCACACTGA
- a CDS encoding ISL3 family transposase — translation MHCTDTVADTICRTVELGVTITGAAADSEDRTHIWCSVIGPDPRCPECRIPGQLRDHAERVLTDTPAAGHPVELHVAVPRFVCLTAGCPRSIFRADITGIASPRSVVTTRTERWILQRIAIDKMSVAAVAANLGIAWKTVNQIAVDAARTMVYDGGHLDGVRHLGVDEHKWKHVRGQGDSSWVTVLIDLTPAVDGTGPARLLDMIAGRSKKVLQDWMISRGQAFRDRITVVAMDGFAGYRTATGEELPRARIVMDPFHVVQLAGEKLDRCRTRIQQATCGHRGRKDDPLYKIRRILHTRVELLTDTQKDLLAESLTSHDDHVAVEITHQVYQQMIAAYEHPQRRDGKILMFMVLKRIHKGLPPGLDELAQLGRSLWARRKEILAYFDTGVSNGPVEAVNGRLEHLRGIAQGFRNLDHYILRSLLHSGQLAERINAL, via the coding sequence TTGCACTGTACTGACACCGTCGCCGACACGATCTGCCGAACCGTCGAACTCGGCGTCACGATCACCGGAGCAGCCGCCGACAGCGAGGACCGCACGCACATCTGGTGCAGCGTCATCGGCCCCGACCCGCGGTGCCCCGAGTGCCGAATCCCAGGTCAACTACGCGATCATGCCGAAAGGGTCCTCACCGACACCCCGGCTGCCGGGCATCCGGTCGAGCTGCACGTCGCCGTGCCGCGCTTCGTGTGCCTGACCGCGGGGTGCCCGCGGTCGATCTTCCGTGCGGACATCACCGGTATCGCGTCGCCGCGGTCGGTGGTCACGACCCGGACCGAGCGGTGGATCCTGCAGCGCATCGCGATCGACAAGATGAGCGTCGCCGCGGTCGCCGCCAACCTGGGCATCGCCTGGAAGACCGTCAACCAGATCGCCGTCGACGCCGCCCGGACCATGGTCTACGACGGCGGCCATCTCGACGGCGTACGGCACCTCGGCGTCGACGAGCACAAATGGAAACATGTGCGCGGGCAGGGTGATTCGAGTTGGGTGACGGTCCTGATCGATCTGACTCCGGCCGTGGACGGCACCGGACCGGCACGGCTGCTGGACATGATCGCCGGCCGGTCCAAGAAAGTACTTCAAGACTGGATGATCAGCCGCGGCCAGGCGTTTCGTGACAGGATCACGGTGGTGGCGATGGACGGGTTCGCCGGCTACCGCACCGCCACCGGCGAGGAACTGCCGCGGGCGCGGATCGTGATGGACCCGTTCCACGTCGTGCAGTTGGCTGGCGAGAAGCTCGATCGATGCCGTACCCGCATCCAGCAGGCCACGTGCGGGCACCGCGGCCGCAAAGACGATCCTCTCTATAAGATCCGCCGGATCCTGCACACCCGCGTCGAGCTGCTCACCGACACGCAGAAGGACCTGCTGGCCGAGTCGCTGACCAGCCATGACGACCATGTCGCGGTCGAGATCACCCACCAGGTGTATCAGCAGATGATCGCCGCCTACGAGCATCCGCAACGCCGCGACGGCAAGATACTGATGTTCATGGTCCTCAAACGCATCCACAAGGGCCTGCCCCCGGGTCTGGACGAGCTCGCCCAGCTCGGCCGCAGCCTGTGGGCCCGCCGCAAGGAGATCCTGGCGTATTTCGACACCGGCGTCTCCAACGGGCCCGTCGAGGCCGTCAACGGCCGCCTGGAACATCTCCGCGGCATCGCCCAGGGCTTCCGCAACCTCGACCACTACATCTTGCGGTCACTGCTGCACTCCGGCCAACTCGCAGAACGCATCAACGCACTCTAA
- a CDS encoding IS3 family transposase codes for MTYVRTAAGWVYVAFVLDVFSRMIVGWQSSTRMFADLAIDALAMALWNRKRYGHSVVGLVHHSDRGVQYRAIRYTEHLAEARAVTSVGSRGDAYDNAMAEALNSLYKHELIHRYRWQCAEDVEYATAEWVSWYNNDRLHSELGYVPPAEYEAAYWKRENTTQPAAATT; via the coding sequence ATCACCTACGTCCGCACCGCGGCCGGCTGGGTGTACGTCGCGTTCGTCCTGGACGTGTTCTCGCGCATGATCGTCGGCTGGCAGTCCTCGACGCGCATGTTCGCCGACCTCGCGATCGATGCGCTCGCGATGGCACTATGGAACCGGAAACGATACGGGCACAGCGTCGTTGGTCTCGTCCATCACTCGGACCGCGGAGTGCAGTACCGGGCTATCCGCTACACCGAGCACCTCGCCGAAGCCCGTGCGGTGACTTCCGTGGGTTCCCGCGGGGATGCGTACGACAACGCGATGGCCGAAGCGCTGAACTCGCTGTACAAGCACGAACTGATCCACCGATACCGCTGGCAATGCGCCGAGGACGTCGAGTACGCCACCGCCGAATGGGTGTCCTGGTACAACAACGATCGCCTGCACAGCGAGCTCGGCTACGTCCCGCCGGCCGAGTACGAAGCCGCCTACTGGAAGCGCGAGAACACGACGCAACCCGCCGCGGCGACAACCTAA
- a CDS encoding tyrosine-type recombinase/integrase — translation MTQRSATARPYADRVPRIPVGPLASTVLEECRRWLVAQGYSPGSSTPVVNLLARLSVWMQEVGAGIDDIDEELLDRFVVRERSRVVVCTTVKCSWNTMRKFLTAAGYLAPAPGEVDPVTPAQVAVTTWCSWMRYECELSEQTINARRRYAGGLLEAITGADGSLDWDRLDTDVVNDYVAGRGRPYGQAARVHIVGAVRSLLRWALSTGRLDRDINAGILQPASTGRGLPKGVSSEQVGALLAVCDPATPIGARDRAVITVLVRLGLRAGEVARLRLEDIDWANGTLKVTGKGREHALPIPCDVGQALTVWLRVRPAALDRAVFVRMRAPRKMMTTQGLSGIVARLSGLAGIDPIYAHRLRHTAAMDVLAAGGTLTEARELLGHAYTVTTMSYAKVDLVSLRELAVPFGQVPR, via the coding sequence ATGACGCAGAGATCTGCGACGGCGCGGCCGTATGCGGACCGGGTTCCGCGGATACCGGTGGGGCCCTTGGCATCGACAGTGCTGGAGGAGTGCCGACGGTGGCTGGTGGCACAGGGGTATTCGCCGGGCTCATCGACCCCGGTGGTGAACCTGCTGGCACGCCTGAGCGTGTGGATGCAGGAGGTCGGTGCCGGGATCGACGACATCGACGAGGAGCTGCTGGACCGGTTCGTCGTCCGGGAACGATCTCGGGTGGTCGTGTGCACCACGGTGAAGTGCTCCTGGAACACGATGCGCAAGTTCTTGACCGCTGCCGGGTACCTGGCCCCGGCCCCGGGCGAGGTTGACCCGGTCACGCCGGCGCAGGTCGCGGTCACGACATGGTGCTCGTGGATGCGGTACGAGTGCGAGCTGAGCGAGCAGACCATCAATGCTCGTCGCCGTTACGCTGGCGGGCTGCTGGAGGCGATCACCGGAGCCGACGGCAGCCTGGACTGGGACAGGCTCGACACCGACGTGGTCAATGATTACGTCGCCGGGCGTGGTCGCCCCTACGGTCAGGCGGCGCGTGTTCATATCGTCGGCGCGGTCCGCAGCCTGCTGCGTTGGGCGTTGAGCACCGGCCGTCTCGATCGGGATATCAACGCCGGGATCCTGCAGCCTGCCTCGACCGGGCGCGGGTTGCCGAAAGGAGTGAGCAGCGAGCAGGTCGGTGCCCTGCTGGCCGTGTGCGATCCTGCCACGCCGATCGGGGCCAGGGACCGCGCGGTCATCACCGTCCTGGTCCGCCTGGGCCTGCGCGCCGGTGAAGTCGCCCGCCTGCGGCTGGAGGATATCGACTGGGCCAACGGGACACTGAAGGTCACCGGTAAGGGCCGTGAGCACGCGCTGCCGATCCCTTGCGACGTCGGTCAGGCGCTGACGGTCTGGCTTCGGGTGCGCCCGGCCGCCCTGGACCGGGCGGTGTTCGTGCGGATGCGGGCACCACGGAAGATGATGACGACCCAGGGGCTCTCCGGGATCGTCGCCCGGCTGTCCGGCCTGGCGGGGATCGACCCCATCTACGCTCATCGGCTGCGGCACACCGCGGCGATGGACGTCCTGGCCGCCGGCGGGACCCTGACCGAGGCCAGGGAACTCCTCGGCCACGCCTACACGGTCACCACGATGTCCTACGCGAAGGTCGACCTGGTCTCGCTGCGCGAGCTGGCCGTCCCGTTCGGGCAGGTGCCCCGATGA
- a CDS encoding tyrosine-type recombinase/integrase, translating to MTTLRQHLGRYLALRRDLGFQLDDVERQVGLFCTWLEARGQVDTFTIEDAVTWARANPEAHPSWWATQLSLVRRFAAHLHANGVDVPVIPSGLLPARKPRAVPFIYSQDDVDALLVACEAEFTDERIAATVRTVIGLLACTGLRIGEALALGVDDVDLDNHVLVVQAGKSAQRLVPVHPSTITALEDYLALPARVATNPDPHGPVFVTAKGTGYVYVSFYALFKRAREAAGLLPRGRARPRLHDLRHTFATAHMTAAYAHGHDPERVLSLLATWLGHSDAAHTYWYLTSTADLMALAAGRLEPADESETS from the coding sequence ATGACGACTCTTCGCCAGCACCTGGGCCGGTACCTGGCGCTGCGCCGCGATCTGGGCTTCCAGCTCGACGACGTCGAACGTCAGGTCGGACTGTTCTGCACCTGGCTCGAAGCTCGTGGCCAGGTGGACACCTTCACCATCGAGGACGCGGTGACCTGGGCCCGGGCCAACCCCGAAGCGCATCCGTCGTGGTGGGCCACCCAGCTGTCGCTGGTGCGCCGCTTCGCGGCCCACCTGCACGCCAACGGTGTCGACGTGCCGGTCATCCCCTCCGGGCTGCTGCCGGCCCGCAAGCCGCGGGCGGTGCCCTTCATCTACAGCCAGGACGACGTCGACGCCCTCCTTGTCGCCTGCGAGGCCGAGTTCACCGACGAACGGATCGCGGCCACCGTGCGCACCGTCATCGGGCTGCTGGCGTGCACAGGCCTGCGGATCGGCGAGGCGCTGGCCCTGGGCGTCGACGACGTCGACCTCGACAACCACGTCCTGGTCGTCCAGGCCGGCAAGTCTGCCCAGCGGCTCGTGCCCGTGCACCCCTCGACCATCACAGCGTTAGAGGACTACCTGGCCCTGCCGGCCCGGGTGGCCACGAATCCCGACCCCCACGGCCCGGTCTTCGTGACCGCCAAGGGCACCGGGTACGTCTACGTTTCCTTTTACGCCCTGTTCAAACGAGCCCGCGAGGCTGCCGGCCTCCTCCCACGCGGCAGGGCCCGCCCCCGCCTGCACGACCTGAGGCACACCTTCGCCACGGCCCACATGACCGCGGCCTACGCCCACGGCCACGATCCCGAGCGGGTCCTGTCCCTGCTGGCGACCTGGCTCGGGCACTCCGACGCCGCGCACACCTACTGGTACCTGACCTCGACGGCGGACCTGATGGCCCTGGCCGCCGGCCGACTCGAACCCGCCGACGAGAGCGAAACCTCATGA
- a CDS encoding tyrosine-type recombinase/integrase, with translation MTALATSLQTYFTTFARTQRDLSANTISSYRDTWRMLLKHLSTTLGTPVDALDLEDLTAANVTAFLEHLQHERGNNAKTRNTRLTAIRSVLARALPDHPEHAATITQVLAIPPRRTTRPVIEFLTPAETQALLNAPDQQTWTGHRDHALLLMAVQTGLRVSEITSLTYDDIHLGSGPHIACTGKGRRQRITPLTKTTVTTMTNYLTERRSRLGNALFCGPHGQQLSRDALERRLARHVSTATTTCPSIGAKHVTMHTLRHTAAMNLLAAGVDVSVIALWLGHADTHSTAAYLHADMATKQAALDRTRPPDVTPGTYQPAPDLLAWLTAL, from the coding sequence ATGACCGCCCTGGCTACCAGCCTGCAGACCTACTTCACCACCTTCGCCCGCACCCAGCGTGACCTGTCGGCGAACACGATCAGCTCCTACCGCGACACCTGGCGGATGCTGCTAAAGCACCTGAGTACCACGCTAGGAACCCCGGTCGACGCCCTCGACCTGGAGGACCTGACCGCGGCCAACGTCACCGCCTTCCTGGAGCACCTGCAGCACGAGCGCGGCAACAACGCAAAGACCCGTAACACCCGTCTGACCGCGATCCGCTCGGTCCTGGCCCGTGCCCTGCCCGACCATCCCGAGCACGCCGCGACCATCACCCAGGTGCTTGCAATCCCACCACGGCGCACCACCAGGCCCGTCATCGAGTTCCTCACCCCCGCCGAGACCCAGGCCCTGCTCAACGCGCCCGACCAGCAGACCTGGACCGGGCATCGCGACCACGCGCTGCTCCTCATGGCTGTGCAGACCGGACTTCGCGTCAGCGAGATCACCTCGCTGACCTACGACGACATCCACCTCGGCTCCGGACCCCACATCGCCTGCACCGGCAAGGGACGACGCCAGCGCATCACTCCGCTGACGAAGACGACAGTGACCACGATGACGAACTACCTCACCGAGCGCAGGTCCCGACTCGGGAACGCGCTGTTCTGCGGACCGCACGGACAACAACTGTCCCGCGACGCCCTCGAGCGCCGCCTGGCCCGACACGTCAGCACCGCCACGACCACCTGCCCCAGCATCGGCGCCAAGCACGTCACCATGCACACCCTGCGACACACCGCAGCGATGAACCTCCTCGCCGCAGGCGTCGACGTCTCCGTCATCGCGCTCTGGCTCGGCCACGCCGACACCCACAGCACCGCCGCCTACCTGCACGCCGACATGGCCACCAAACAAGCCGCCCTCGACCGGACCCGACCACCAGACGTCACCCCCGGCACCTACCAGCCCGCCCCCGACCTCCTGGCCTGGCTCACCGCCCTATGA
- a CDS encoding IS3 family transposase, with the protein MIVAFIDDHKHEWGIEPICRVLTEHGCPIAPSTYYAAKQRTPSARAVRDGELTELIMEIYNDSKQVYGIRKIHAELRRRGTKVAQCTVERLCRDLGIRGVVRGKFPHRPRLAPETDRPDDRVEREFTADGLNELWVADI; encoded by the coding sequence GTGATCGTCGCGTTCATCGACGACCACAAGCACGAGTGGGGAATCGAGCCGATCTGCAGAGTGCTCACCGAGCACGGCTGCCCGATCGCCCCCTCGACCTACTACGCCGCCAAGCAGCGCACGCCCTCGGCCCGCGCCGTACGGGACGGCGAGCTCACAGAGCTGATCATGGAGATCTACAACGACTCCAAGCAGGTGTACGGCATCCGCAAGATCCACGCCGAACTGCGCCGACGCGGCACCAAAGTCGCCCAGTGCACCGTGGAACGGCTCTGCCGCGACCTCGGGATACGCGGTGTCGTGCGCGGCAAGTTCCCGCACAGGCCACGCCTCGCGCCGGAGACCGACCGCCCCGACGACCGAGTCGAGCGCGAGTTCACCGCAGACGGTCTGAACGAGCTGTGGGTCGCCGACATCTAA
- a CDS encoding transposase — MPRPSKYPAELRDRATRMTVEARKDPETRTGAIRRIAEQLGVHPEALRNWVKQVESGQADLPGLATVSDLERIRQLEQENRELRRANDILKSASAFFAAELDRPHR, encoded by the coding sequence ATGCCCCGCCCATCGAAGTACCCCGCCGAGCTCCGCGACCGCGCCACCCGCATGACCGTCGAGGCCCGCAAGGACCCCGAGACGCGCACCGGCGCGATCCGGCGGATCGCCGAACAACTCGGCGTGCATCCTGAAGCCCTGCGCAACTGGGTCAAACAAGTCGAGTCCGGCCAGGCCGACCTTCCCGGCCTGGCCACGGTGTCCGACCTGGAACGGATCCGCCAACTCGAGCAGGAGAACCGGGAGTTGCGCCGCGCCAACGACATCCTGAAGTCCGCATCGGCTTTCTTCGCGGCGGAGCTCGACCGCCCACATCGGTGA
- a CDS encoding RES domain-containing protein, protein MPTPDPAPTAPRICARTGLVLAASAGRTVYRVARTGRGPFDPPLRPIPERATTAVPRDEWSRWDTLGRTIYAGSTGQGALLEVLSYIEPDQTSPITMSDVFDDVTADDDLFLHEQIANELPAHGGMAARSVSKHWREIRAIYEFELPTVGWFVDVTASDSIGVLDKQLRSTLADEHGIDELQLSHLTADGAAARLLTTTVAGWLRGQVLDDGSLAHGIVYPSKFGRDIENYAMWLRRRDDGTGDDIDPRRTEQNAIGRHAAAFQRAVTRLRLRAH, encoded by the coding sequence GTGCCCACCCCCGATCCGGCGCCGACAGCGCCGCGCATCTGCGCCCGGACAGGCCTCGTACTGGCGGCCAGCGCTGGCCGGACCGTGTACCGCGTCGCCAGGACGGGGCGCGGACCGTTCGACCCGCCACTGCGGCCGATACCGGAGCGGGCAACTACAGCGGTCCCCCGGGATGAGTGGAGCCGCTGGGACACCCTCGGACGCACCATCTACGCGGGCAGCACCGGGCAGGGCGCTCTGCTCGAGGTCCTCTCCTACATCGAACCGGATCAGACGTCCCCGATCACGATGTCCGACGTCTTCGACGACGTCACCGCCGACGACGATCTGTTCCTGCACGAACAGATCGCCAACGAGCTGCCCGCGCATGGCGGTATGGCGGCACGCTCGGTGTCGAAGCACTGGCGGGAGATCCGCGCCATCTACGAGTTCGAGCTGCCTACCGTCGGCTGGTTCGTCGACGTCACCGCGTCGGACAGTATCGGCGTTCTCGACAAGCAGCTGCGCAGCACCCTGGCCGACGAGCACGGGATCGACGAGCTCCAGCTGTCGCACCTGACCGCCGATGGTGCCGCGGCCCGCCTGCTCACCACGACCGTCGCCGGGTGGCTGCGCGGCCAGGTGCTCGACGACGGGTCGCTTGCCCACGGCATCGTGTACCCGTCCAAGTTCGGCCGCGACATCGAGAACTACGCGATGTGGCTGCGGCGCCGCGATGACGGCACCGGTGATGACATAGACCCGCGCCGCACCGAGCAGAACGCGATCGGCCGGCACGCGGCCGCCTTTCAACGCGCGGTCACCCGACTACGCCTCCGTGCGCACTGA
- a CDS encoding antitoxin Xre/MbcA/ParS toxin-binding domain-containing protein translates to MTDTLTRHHTDTTRMPIHEVVQYLLDRLGPTLVAYMAGSRSRSMPRKWATPPTERGHAEPADAKVQRIKLAHTVFTAIADADDEYVARSWLISANPRFDGATPADLIRSNDAKSVYAAAGAFVNDDYYA, encoded by the coding sequence ATGACAGACACCCTGACCCGTCACCACACCGATACGACCAGGATGCCGATCCACGAGGTCGTCCAGTACCTCCTCGACCGCCTGGGGCCGACGCTGGTCGCCTACATGGCCGGTTCGCGGAGCCGGTCGATGCCGCGGAAGTGGGCCACGCCTCCCACCGAGCGGGGGCATGCGGAACCCGCCGACGCCAAGGTGCAGCGCATTAAGCTGGCGCACACCGTGTTCACTGCGATCGCCGACGCCGACGACGAGTACGTCGCCCGATCCTGGCTGATCTCGGCGAACCCGCGCTTCGACGGGGCCACCCCGGCGGACCTCATCCGCAGCAACGACGCCAAATCCGTGTACGCAGCAGCGGGCGCGTTCGTCAACGACGACTACTACGCCTGA
- a CDS encoding MFS transporter — translation MRRSITGTAVGNFMEWYDFGVYAYLATVIATVFFPGNGSGAANIVGTFGILAASFVVRPLGGAVLGPLGDRIGRKRVLTLTITIMAIATTTTGLLPGYSDHGFWGGVGVWAVILLLITRLLQGFSTGGEYVGAMTYVDEHAPDRKRGMMGGFLPTGTLTGYVVGAVLVTGLTAGLSDSAMQSWGWRIPFLIGAPMGLIALYMRLRLEETPAYEGLKADERVSEKGAAHQLRRTIIDQWPQVLVCIGLVLTFNVTNYMLSGYLPTYLSDIVGVPQTDALVIVTVVLLILALVVVFVARLSDRFGRKPIMWTGCGLLIVVSVPAVALMGADAGYFIVFVGVLLVGLMLLCLNSTEPSVLPALFPTSVRYGALAIAYNISVSAFGGTTPLIASGLISLTGNTLVPAYILIAAGIVGAVSVYFTPESANRRLPGATPTVATEKEARYVAKVGTIEDPDAPGTGVTETEPPDE, via the coding sequence ATGCGCCGATCCATCACCGGCACGGCAGTCGGCAACTTCATGGAGTGGTACGACTTCGGCGTCTACGCGTACCTTGCGACTGTCATCGCCACCGTATTCTTTCCCGGCAATGGCTCCGGCGCGGCGAACATCGTCGGCACCTTCGGAATTCTGGCGGCATCGTTCGTGGTGCGTCCGCTGGGCGGAGCCGTGTTGGGGCCGCTCGGTGATCGAATCGGCCGCAAACGCGTGCTCACACTGACGATCACGATCATGGCCATCGCCACGACCACAACCGGACTGCTGCCCGGCTACTCCGATCATGGGTTCTGGGGCGGCGTCGGCGTCTGGGCGGTGATCCTGCTGCTGATCACCCGTCTGCTGCAGGGGTTCTCCACCGGCGGCGAGTACGTCGGCGCGATGACCTACGTGGACGAGCACGCGCCTGACCGCAAGCGCGGCATGATGGGCGGGTTCCTCCCTACGGGCACGCTGACCGGCTATGTCGTCGGTGCCGTGCTGGTCACCGGATTGACAGCCGGACTCTCCGACAGCGCCATGCAGTCCTGGGGTTGGCGGATCCCGTTCCTGATCGGCGCACCGATGGGGCTCATCGCGCTCTACATGCGGCTGCGCTTGGAAGAGACGCCCGCCTACGAGGGTCTCAAGGCCGATGAGCGCGTCAGCGAGAAGGGCGCAGCGCACCAACTGCGCAGAACCATCATCGACCAATGGCCGCAGGTTCTGGTGTGCATCGGCCTGGTGCTGACGTTCAACGTCACCAACTACATGCTCAGCGGGTACCTGCCCACCTACCTCAGCGACATCGTCGGCGTGCCGCAGACGGACGCGTTGGTCATCGTCACCGTCGTGCTGTTGATCCTCGCACTGGTCGTGGTGTTCGTCGCCCGCTTGTCCGACAGATTCGGCCGGAAGCCGATCATGTGGACAGGCTGCGGCCTGCTCATCGTCGTGTCGGTGCCGGCGGTGGCGCTGATGGGCGCGGACGCCGGCTACTTCATCGTATTCGTCGGTGTCCTGCTGGTCGGGTTGATGTTGCTCTGCCTCAACAGCACCGAGCCGTCCGTCCTGCCCGCACTGTTCCCGACGAGCGTGCGCTACGGGGCACTCGCGATCGCCTACAACATCTCCGTGTCGGCCTTCGGCGGCACGACCCCGCTCATCGCGTCCGGTCTCATCTCATTGACGGGGAACACTCTGGTACCCGCGTACATCCTCATCGCAGCAGGAATCGTGGGCGCCGTGTCCGTGTACTTCACGCCGGAATCGGCGAATCGGCGCCTTCCGGGTGCGACCCCCACCGTCGCCACCGAGAAGGAGGCCCGCTATGTGGCCAAGGTCGGCACCATCGAAGACCCGGACGCCCCGGGGACCGGTGTCACCGAGACCGAACCTCCGGACGAATGA
- a CDS encoding esterase-like activity of phytase family protein, whose protein sequence is MTDSVTSSLMTSLFATAVRPPRRRDARRSLGAAALITSALIALTGCSATGAAEPADPSSSPASSPAAALIDTYDLSGAQFSPAVARALPDGTPFGGISGLEPLGDDRYLGISDDRADKGPARVYRLALPRTPDGGTGLAQVTGMILLTDEHGRGFAPGSVDPESIRAMPDGTLLWTSEGDAEAGIAPEITVAAEDGRALRRFAIPGYQRPADDGARGVRPNKAYEGLTLFDGGARAAVLAEGPLAQDPNAPGASRTRLTVYDVASGAAAAEYAYPLDAPPDGTDERGATEILATGDGRFLVLERSWIKGQGTVGKLYLVDTAGADDVLGAAVLTGSETPVHKTLLLDFSPNGENVDNIESLAWAPDQADGRQTLLVGSDDNFNTGEQRSLIHTVVVALPE, encoded by the coding sequence GTGACCGATTCCGTGACCTCGTCTCTCATGACCTCCCTCTTCGCGACCGCTGTCCGCCCTCCGCGCCGCCGCGATGCCCGCCGTTCTCTGGGCGCCGCCGCCCTGATCACGAGCGCGCTCATCGCCCTCACCGGGTGCAGCGCCACCGGGGCCGCAGAACCCGCTGACCCCTCGTCGTCCCCCGCGTCCAGTCCGGCGGCGGCGCTCATCGACACCTACGACCTTTCCGGCGCGCAGTTCTCGCCCGCGGTCGCCCGGGCGCTGCCGGACGGCACCCCGTTCGGCGGCATCTCCGGTCTCGAACCCCTCGGCGATGACCGCTACCTGGGGATCTCCGACGACCGCGCCGACAAGGGTCCGGCCCGCGTCTACCGATTGGCCCTGCCGCGTACGCCCGATGGCGGCACGGGCCTCGCGCAGGTCACCGGCATGATCCTGCTCACCGACGAGCACGGGCGCGGTTTCGCGCCGGGTTCGGTGGACCCGGAGTCGATCCGGGCGATGCCCGACGGGACCCTCCTGTGGACGTCGGAGGGCGACGCCGAGGCGGGGATCGCACCGGAGATCACCGTCGCCGCCGAAGACGGCAGGGCGCTGCGCCGTTTCGCCATTCCGGGGTACCAGCGCCCGGCCGACGACGGCGCCCGCGGGGTGCGCCCCAACAAGGCCTACGAGGGGCTCACCCTCTTCGACGGCGGGGCCCGCGCGGCCGTGCTAGCCGAGGGCCCGCTGGCGCAGGATCCGAACGCGCCCGGCGCGTCGCGCACCCGGCTGACCGTCTACGACGTGGCGTCGGGTGCCGCGGCCGCCGAGTACGCCTACCCCCTCGATGCCCCGCCGGACGGCACCGACGAGCGCGGCGCCACCGAGATCCTCGCCACCGGCGACGGTCGTTTCCTCGTGCTGGAGCGCAGCTGGATCAAGGGGCAGGGCACGGTCGGAAAGCTGTACCTGGTCGACACTGCCGGCGCCGATGACGTGCTGGGCGCCGCGGTCCTCACCGGGAGCGAGACTCCCGTCCACAAGACGCTCCTGCTGGACTTCTCGCCGAACGGCGAGAACGTCGACAACATCGAATCGCTGGCGTGGGCGCCGGACCAGGCGGACGGCCGGCAAACGCTGCTGGTGGGGTCCGACGACAACTTCAACACCGGCGAACAGCGCAGCCTCATCCACACCGTCGTCGTCGCGTTGCCCGAGTAG